The genomic DNA TGTGGAACTATGGCTTCCCCCAGGAGTTTGAGCATTTTGTGGACTGCGTGAAAAACAACAGGCAGCCATTGGTAACCGGCGAGGACGGAAAAGCGGTGCTGGAAATCATCTTTGCTGCCTACGAATCGGCGGGTACCGGCCGGAAAGTGGCCTTGCCTTTTAAAACCGAGGCGGAAAAACCCATCAGGCTCTGGAAAAAATAAAACGCACTACTGTCCGTATACCCGCTGAAACTGCCCGATGAATATTCAGTATTTTGATACCTACGATGCCATGAGCCTGGCCGCGGCGCAAATGGTTTATACTTCGGTGCAGGCCAGGCCCGATCTGTTGCTTTGCGCGGCAACCGGCAACTCGCCCACGGGTTTATACTTGCAGCTGCAAACCCTGAAGGCAGAAGAGAAAGGGGACTTCAGCAAACTACGCGTGGTGAAACTCGATGAATGGGGCGGCCTCAGTTCCGAACACCCGGCTACCTGCGAATATTATTTGCAGCACTACCTGATCAAGCCGCTGGGTATAGCCAAGGCCCGCTATTTCGGGTTTAATGCCGACACGCAAGCCCCCGAGCAGGAATGTACCCGCATGCAGGCGCAGCTGGCGGCGATTGGCCCGATCGATTGCTGCATTCTGGGGATGGGCGTGAATGGGCATATCGGGCTGAACGAACCGGCTGAAAAGTTGGTGGATCACTGCCATATGGCGCAGCTGGCTGCCTCCACCCTCAATCATACGATGGTAAATGGCCTGGAATCGAAACCGCGCTATGGCATGACGTTGGGGATGCAGGATATTCTGGCAGCACGGCATCTCATCCTTATAGTAGTAGGCGCCGGCAAGGAAAAGGCCACCCGGCAGCTGACCGCCGGAAAGATCACAAACCAATACCCGGCTACGCACCTCTGGGCACACCCCAGGGTAGATTGTCTGATAGTAGGTTAGTTTACATCATGTTGCCGGTTTATACTTCAGGTGAAAGTATAAAAGCCGGTTTGCATGTAAGCCCGGATAACAGGGTTTAGGAGGACCGGCGCTAGAGGCTTAGCTGATCAGGTATCCTGCTGCCAGTTGCCTGAATTCCACGAT from Pontibacter liquoris includes the following:
- a CDS encoding galactosamine-6-phosphate isomerase, which codes for MNIQYFDTYDAMSLAAAQMVYTSVQARPDLLLCAATGNSPTGLYLQLQTLKAEEKGDFSKLRVVKLDEWGGLSSEHPATCEYYLQHYLIKPLGIAKARYFGFNADTQAPEQECTRMQAQLAAIGPIDCCILGMGVNGHIGLNEPAEKLVDHCHMAQLAASTLNHTMVNGLESKPRYGMTLGMQDILAARHLILIVVGAGKEKATRQLTAGKITNQYPATHLWAHPRVDCLIVG